The genomic DNA CATACACTAATAGTGGTACCTCACATTCTAAACAACATCCCAAAAGTTTGACAACATTTCTATGATTAACTTGTGTAAGAATTACCACTTCATTGATAAACTGCTCTATTTGACTCGTATCCATTACTTTAGACTTTTTGATTGCAACTACACGTTGATCAAATAGGATTCCTTTGTAAACAATACCATAACCGCCTTGTCCAAGAACCCTATCTGCACTATAGTTGTTTGTTGCTTTTTTCAGTTCTACATCAGTGAAAACTTTTGTCAACTCAATTGGGCCACCTTCTGCAAAACTTTGTTGTTTTAATAGGAGACCGCCATTCTGCTGAAAGAATTTCTCTCGTAGATGTGTCTGCTTTCTTCTACTCGTGATGCAATACAACCAATTTGTTGCAATTATTATGAAGGAGCAACAAACTACTATACCTGCACTGTCAACAGAGTTCAGaatctatatatatatgtactgagGACTACTGAGGACGAGTTACCTAATATAATGGTGATTAGTCGGGACTTGGAGCTCTTTGCAATGCAGTCAGTACCATCGAAATAGTAGCCAGGTCGACAAGAGCAGTTGTAACCTCCGGGAGTATTGTTGCAAGTCTGTGTACTCTGTTTGCAAGGATTGCTTTGTGGATTTGCACATTCATCGATATCTTGCAAATGATAATCACCAATCACATCATTGCTAATTCATCGCGATACAAAGATTAAGAAGACTTAATTTAGAGAAAATATTCTGATTGATTTATTTATTACCTTGGCATCCTGTACTGATATATGGATTGCCCTCATATCCTTTTTCGCATTTACAACGATATCCACCAGATGTACTAACGTTGACACAAAAGCTATTTTCAGATTTGCAAGCATAAGAATCAGAGACTTGAGATGCCAGAGCACAAGTAGTATTCTCTATCACCCAGTCAAGTACTATAGGAACACTAGCCTGAATTCGCTTCCTAAACGTAAACTCTGAACTATTGACATCAGAAACACCTTTGAATTGAAATCCATCTTTCTCGCCAAAAAATGCATAGCCGCAAGGGTTAAAAGTAGAGATATTAGCATGACGGTAAAAGGAATTTAGTTTGATGCGAAAGTACTTGAGAACTTTGATGGGTACTTGGCAACAGCCACTGCCAGCACATTCGTTTGTGGGGACTTCCTCAGGTTTGCTACATGTGGTAGTGCATCCTTTAGGCAAACGATCTTTATCCTTGTATATGTATGCGTAGTCATCACAACCAATAACAGTGAGCACATTTGCATCAGAAAAAGTGTAAGGTGTTCGATTCAATCTGGTGAAAGGAAAGTTGGCTTTAACTACACCGGATTGGTTATAGCAATTTCTAGCCACTATGTTAGAAATGCGCAATTGACTGTCTGATATATCAAAGACCTGAAGATTACTAGTTTTTATGAAGGCCTTGGGAGGACTGGTAGAATAGTTGCATGAAATGTCAAAGGAGGGGTTTAAGGAACAATCGATACCCTCGGATTTGATCCCAAAGGGATATGGTACCATCAGGTCTCCACACTGTCTTTGACATCCCGGCTTGGTGATGACTTCAGACTTCAAGATAGTGTAATCATTATCGTCAGTTAAACACCAAGAAACGTCTTGTAAAACAAGtataagaagaagaaaaaagTGCATTTTATTGTTCATTTTTCTAATAACTTCTGGAGTTTATGTTATTAACGTTTATATTCTTACTGCATAGCTCTGATCTTCTGTAATAGCATAGTTGGCCTGTACTTGGTCAATCGTAATCCTTGTAAGACTTTTCAAAATGTACTGGTGGAATTTGTCCAAATTGTGCAGAAAACGACTGCTTCAGGATCAGGGCTACCTGTCAACAGTTAAAATTACTACTATATTCATCAGGAAAATGCTCGATAAAACACTCTAAAGCCCCGATTATTTATACTAAATCCCATTCAAACACGTTAGCTTCCGCACTTACATTCAAACCTCAAATCTTAATTACTTTTTCCTCTTTGTAGCAGTTTTCTGATTGTTTAATGTACGAATTGACTTTAATTTGATAATATTCGATAAACTTTTGTAATTGTTAGATATCCGTACTTTGAACACATTACATTGTGTAATGTGATTGGGATGGTAAACATTTTCTCCGGGACATAATTTGATCATATACGATGGTGTACCAAAATCTGTTTGGAGTGCAATCTTTTGCTTTTTAAGAAAGTGAGATCTCTGTACTGTATTATATTATCTGATTTTGAGAATGGCTGTCTTAATCATAGGTTACAGAGTTAAGATACCTTTTCTTAGTATCACTAATTATAAAATCTATTAAAAATGAGAGTAATTGTATGGTATTGGCTAGTCTGCTGGTCGAAATCATGATTAAAGGTTCTCCTCATAACCAATGATCACACATCTAATTTCATTTGTTCACccataataaaataaaattagtaaTATTACAAAGCATGTAGTATGCCAAAAGTAAAGAAAATGATTTGATTTTAGCAGTTGACTTTATGAATaagcttcaacatattctggGAAGCAAACTGCAAATTCTTTTGTTAAAGAGAATGAACAGGTGTAGAACAAAACCTCATAAATGAAAATATAAGAAGAAGAAATCAACATGAAGATAAAAAAAAATGATGTAGAATTAAGCATGCACTGAATCAAAAGTCTTATATACAGAACAAGTTGCATGAGAGCCAAAAAGGTTCTTCAATGTCTCAATTTGATAATTCCAACCATAGCAGTCATCTGGTTTTTGTTTTTAGTTTTATAGCTAATAATAAGAGAATGAAGAATCATCTCCTACTTGAGAGGTGCTGCATGATCTCGAATACTTCTTTGAAGAAGCCGGTGAGCCTGATGACACATCAGATCGTCTACGTAGCATCTGTCTCATCCCATCAGCCACTCGAATTGCAGGATTTGATTTATATTTTCGGCAAAATGACATGTGAGCTCTCATAGCTTCTTCAACATCAAATGCCTTGGAATTTCCTCTAGTTAGTTCATCTCTAACTGCTTCTGAGCACAATCCACATAACCATTTACCCTCAAATTTCGACTTCACCTCACTAATATAATCTTGAGTACAATCTTCTTTCAGCCCACAACACTCACACTTTGCCAATTCAATGTCCATTTTCTGATGCAGAGTGGACTTTTGTATATTAAGTTATTCAAGAGGTTGCAGCTGTATATGGTCTAGCAAGAAAATGATGTATATTTTCTATAGCAGACTAAAGTTATAGTGATGTATGATGATTGTAAGCCTTTATAGAGAGGGAAGCGGAGGGATCTTATATAGTAGTATGCACATCTGCCACAATTTCCTCCATGTTCTAAGGGACATGGGACAATTGAAAATTAAGACAATGTGGTTGAGGGGCCCTACCAAATCATTAATAAGCAAAGTTATTAAATATTATGAGAACAATTagttataaaatttattttcttatttttcataaaatttacAATTTTTACGTAATCACTCCTATTATGTCCTCTCCTAAAAATCGAGCCCCGGATATTATTTCTATCTTACCTTTCTCAAATCCTATTTCCGGTTCTTGAATTAGAGTGAATAATTTACCTGTTTTTGTTTTTGGAAATTTCATTGGATTGATCATGTAAGTTTAAGCTGATCTAGGACTGTTAATTTCAGTTGATGACATAGCTTCATTTTTGTTTTAATATACTTTTCCATCTTCTAGCTCCTTTACTGTCTCAAAATTGCTAAGATTAATACATAGACACCAGGATTCATGTAAATTATACACTTCAGATCACTCTGATTTTATTTGTCTCTAACTCTCTATCATACTGATAATCAAGTTTTGGCAGACTTCACAACTATTGCAGGATTAACTCAGAAAATTAGGCAGCTCAAACATTATTTTCAAGTAAAAAATGCTAATCAAGTGATAAACAAGGAACTTAATTTTGTTTAGTTGAGCATGCTTATTTACCTAATTTCTTATCATCACTAAAATGGACCAGAAGTTAAGTATAATTAGGCAAATTTCACATGGATTATGTTTTGCACAAGGTTATATACTAAAGAATTCCCAACTTTCTACCAATATATATAGACAGCAATGAGTAAGTTAAAATCTCTAACATGAATTGatcataattttatttaattaggCAATAAGTTAATTTTTGTTAAGTCGCGAGTTTGAACTCTTGCAAAGTCCCACTAAGAAAAATAAAGGTCAAATTGCGTTCATCAGACAATTTTCCTGTTATAGGAGAAGTGTGCATCGGATAAGACCTTTAAGATCGCTAATTGGTCTGTAATCCTAAACATCATAAAATCGTAAACTTAATTATTGGGAAATAGACCGAAAGGATGTTGGCAGTTCATCTTACGAGTGGTCAGAACAAATATTTTAATGTCCAGATGTAGCTTGATTAATGAGCTTCATTGTCACTCTCTTAGCCTAACTTCTCTACATAAGTCAGACACCGGGCTAAGAATTTAGGGGTATATGACATACTTATTAGGGAAACTTCTAACAACGTTTAAGCTAGGGGAAAGAATGCCAATAATGATAGTAGCAGTAGTAATAATTAGGTGGAAATTAATGGATTAATGATTGAGGCAGGAAAAAGCACGAGGTAGCCTATGCAATTTGGTAGGTATAAACATTTCTAATTCAGCTTGATAATTTTGAAAATGTCGCTAGAAAATTGAGCTTAATAATGGTACTACCATAAATTGCATCGGTGAATGCAGGCATCTGTAGCAATGAAGTTGTCTTCCTCCATGAGAGATCTACAACAGAAGAGTCAAGTAATGTCTCTGAAATATTTACAAGTGTGCACTTCAAAACATATGGTGAATGGTCCCCCAGACAATACATGGCCTAGCATGTGTGGTTGCTGAGCTAAATATATACCATTTAACATGTTTATCCGAGAATACATTAGAATTTTGTACTCATCTTCTTCGGCCTGAGAACATGTGAGTTCTTGTCTAGTAAGCTATTAAGCAGTTACAAAGACCTCAACACAACATTTATTTCTGCCTTGTATGTGGCTCTAAACTAAAAGGATCTAGAGACTATTAACCCTTATCCATGTGATTATCTAATATGTATTTATGTTGCCAGAACATAGTAAAATAATCGTCTGAAATGAAAACCTGAGCTTATTGCAGGTGCAAAGGAATTTCAAGAAACCGCATTCAGTTAAGATATAATGTCTCTACCAAGCCAATAAAATAAATGTACCAAATGAAGAAAACACTTTTATCATTAAATCAAATTCGACAAAATCATGTTAAAAACAACAGACCGGGTATTGCAGGCGCCTGAAGCGCCAACTCTGCTAGATAAGTAAGCCACTTGGTCAGATGGATCAAAAGATAAATAAGGATATACCATGACTGCAATTGATCTTCTGTCTTTTATGACGGGGTTTAGCTAAGCAAATCAAATTAAATATTGGTTACTTCTAAACTTCTTGTGCATAATCATTTGTACATGGTTTAGTTTACGATCCATTCTTCAAAGTTTCAATGATTTAGCACATGGAGGTCTTGTTTTTTAGTACACTATTATCATCCAAAACTTAGTTAAATCTTAAAACCTCAGTAGAGAGTTGGGGAGTTTATATTCAATGTCCTTCACATGGCATTCCACATGGACTCTAATTATTTTTTACCATCCAGAATTGGATTCTTCTCTAGCCCACACAACCACTTTACTCTGAGTACACCAAACCTTCAATCCAACATTTATATTCATATTGAACTGAATACATAATTCTAAAAGAGAAATAAGTTGCTGCACTCATTGCTAGATCCTTGCAATTATTGttgaaattattttttattatcaGATTCCAGTCAGTTATCGCCACCATGAATAAACTATGTTGAGAGTTGAACTACTATTAAACCCTTCGTATCGATATGAGGTTTGAAAGCCAACTACTAAAAATGTTCAATATTTTCAATAATTCACACCAACTATTCCAAGATTTGAAACTACTAGTAATCCTTTGAAATTGTGAGCAGGGCTATTGAGTAGTAGTTGGCaataataactaataaaacaGCCGCAAAGATTAAGGGCGTCACTAGTAAAGAGAGAAATCTGGAAAAGAAATACTTTCTCTGTTCTTTTATCCAACATTGGTAAATCTAGCAAATAAATGAGACATGTCTCAGCTTTATGTTGTTCAATAGTTATTAATCAAACACCAGGAAAATTATCCATGTGGCTCAATGGGGTGTTGACTCCATTCTTGGCATTGGGTTATCCAAGTTTATAATCTTTATAGAAATGCAACAACTTAATTGTAGGTTAGGAGTAAATGTTTGAAATGAACCACCATCTGGACTACACTCAATGTTATGTGACTACTGACAAGTCACCTGGATATTATTGCAAGTTTCTTTAGAGTGGAATTATGCAGTTAAAATTCAGATGTCGTATAGTAAGCGCCCTTTCCATGGAGGAAGGATTAAGATATATGACTTATGCATGTGGTTGTAGATTCTGTTCAAGTCTTTTACAATATCAGCAACCGGTTCTAACAACGATTGACATAAACATGCACATCAACTATCCAGAATGAGAACAAAAGGCACAAATTGCGCTTCATCATGTATATAGTCACACTCTAGCTTTACTGTGTCCATTTTAAGTGACAAAATATTCATATATCTAACCTGCAAAATACCAAGAGAAAAACTGGCCAGAGAGAGCTTTTCAGGTACACATATCTATGGAGGGAAGAAAAAGGGAAGCTTACATTATGCAAGGATCACCTTGTTTTGAATATTTTCTCTCGAACCTAATTCATGTATAATCCTTCTACCAAATATAACATACCTTAAAGAAGTAACCTTATTAAACAAAGACTCGAGCACTGAATTTATAAGGCAGTCATAGAATTCACTGACTTTGATCTATGTTAAGGAAATGCATTGCAGAactacatatatatacttttaacTTGCAAATTTAATTATATTCGTCACAAGCTGCATCAAACACTGCAATATAGAGAATCAGAATATATTTCAAGTGTCCATAAATTCGGCAATGAATATAACAGATATACACAAGGCGAAAGGCACCAGAATAGCAACTTCAGCGCCAGCATCCCATTTAGAACAAGACTTCCGTGCAAATAAATTAAGCCTACTAGAATTTTTTGGGAAGAGGTGCAACAATAACTCTGTTCAGGGGGTGAACCAAATTATTTGATCTTGAGTTTAACTTTCACCAGATGCAGCTCAACTCTCTAATATCTCTGTTGCCTTGGTTCGTCTATTCTCCTGTTTTTCTTGTGTTTCTTGTGTGTGTTTGTATTTTCTGTACTCTTCCAGTCTTCCTTGCATATTCATGTTATTTTTTTCTTTAAAGACCCTTCCTTGAGCTTTGATTGTTTATCCCCTGCACTATGCTTTATTTCTCCACAAGTATGCCCGATGCTTCGTTATCTCTTTGCAGTCAACAGCTTTCTCCTTTTACGCGGGATTCAGTTCTTCTTTTTCTCCATGTAACTCTATAGTCATCCTGCATTTTTTTCTGTTAATTGTTAGAACGAAGTGGCTGAATATTTCTAAGATATAATTCCTCTCCTTCTCATATTCTTTTTGTACAAAACTCATGCAGCCTCTTTTATTCTGACTTTGTATACCCAATCGCTAGTTGTGAGCTTTGTTATGATTTTAACGTAAATTAAGTTTCTACCAACATATAATAATGGTAATCTGCACAAAGGTCTAGAAGTTACGTTTGCTGCAGAGTTTTTTCGGTAGGCATGCATGGCATCTGCATATCACTGGAATAAAGTGGTCGCATCCTTATTGCCTCTTCATTGATGTTCTGGTACTTTGTATTTTGCTGCTGCTTACCATTTTATTGCTTGCCTAGGAAAGGGATCAGAAGCAAACCATGTCACCAGGTTACGTTTTTCATGCATCATTGTTTGGTTAACATCTGGTGGAGACAACACCAAGCACCCTAATCCTTCTCTTCTTATGCATAAAGATAATCTTTGATAAAGCAGGACTCTAGTTTTTTTATTCCACACCACTCCGATCTGCATTTTCCAAAAAAATTTCTTGTTCTTTCTTTAAATTACACAATCTTATTTAACTAGTATGATTCAGACTCCATGCCAGGCCCCAGctttaatttcataatttcagTACGTTTACAATATAAATCACACAAGAATGAGAGGAAACAAACAAACAAGAAAAGAACTAGTTCCAAATGCTgaatttttgaaataatatatGATGTTACAATGGATTCCCAACACAAGTCTCGGCATTTTTCTAACTCAGGGTCTCTGGGATAGTAGCTCACTCTTGTATGCAGCTACATTCTCTACTCAAACATGAAGTGGCATCCTTCATTTTCTTTTTTGTTGAAAAAGGAGTCTTATTTAGTAAGATATATGACTGATGTTCATTCTGTGTCTTCTCATTCTTCTACTCGTGGTATTTCAAGGTTGTCTTTCACATTATGTACATAAAATAACCTCTGTGCAGAGCCTCTATCTAGTTCATTTTACTATTTTACCTCAAAGTCATTACTCTGCTATGAATGTGATTCTGTCACCAGAAAGGAAGACAAGTAGCGCGGTAAAGGCAACAAGGAGCTCGACCTGCAAAAAAATGTCAGATAGTCAATGTAATCAAACCTTTGAGCATGACATGCAGCACTCAGAATCCCCAGGACATTCTCTCTATTGGATACGAACTCAAGAATTGCAAAACGTGTTATTGCCAAATTGTCAATTATATCctatttcaaaattttccaattTTAAGATAAATTGATAATAAAATTGGAATTCATTAACAAAGCTTTTCAAATTTGAActttacttttattttatttttaacttGTCGCTGCAGTATATAAAAGCACAAACATGCTTATAAATGTTAATCTCACAATCTTGTTGTTTGTTCATTACATAACACGGCTTGGATAAAAGTATAAAATGAACACAACTCGGATAAAAGTCAGAACATAACTGGTCACGTAATGCTTTTGcttcaatcaaaatcatccttCTAGCTGATATTTGGTTGTGAGAGTAGAGCCATTTCCTAGATTTTACAAAGCAACATGTCCTATAGAGGCCCTTTACGCCTCTTATAGTCATTAATTGTCAGCTTTGGTGAATGTCTCCTTCTATCATTCTCCAGGACATGACATCCTACTGTTGTTTCAATCCTTTATTTTCCTGTTAAAAACCCCGTTTGGGTTCCTTGGGCACACCAAATTTTTGCAATAAAAACTAGTGAATTTGGCAGCTCAAAATTATGCAACTTATTAAAATCAGTTCCCTGATCCACAAGAGCACTAGTATCCACCAATTTACCAGCATCAGCTGCAACCTCCAATGTTGTTGTCGTAGCCCCTGCACCGACCTCACTTACAACTCCACCTACTATTCCACTGCCATCAGACCTATCAACACAACAGTCTGTTCACATAAACTGACACATAATGAACCTAATCAACCATTAATATCACTTGTTTTAATGGTTGATTACACAATACGGCTTATCTTCATTATGTGGTTGGTTTATGTGAACAGACTGCTGCGTTGGTAGGTCCTGATGGCAGTGTAGCAGTAAGTGGAGTTGTAAGTGAGGCTACTGAAGTGGCTACTGCAGCATCATTGGTGGTTGCAGCAGATGCTGGTAAATTGGTGGATACCAGTGCTCCTGTGGATCAAGGAACTGAGTCTAGTATATGTTGCATAACTTTGAGCTGCCAATTTCATTAGCTTTATTGCAAAAGCTTGGTGACATGACCAAGGAGCCCAAGCGGGGTTTTTAGCAAGAAAACAGAGGATTGAAGCAAAAGTAGGATGCCAGATATCCGAATGATGGATGGAGACATACACTGAAGCTGACATTGACAACTATAAGAGGCGTAGATGGCTCATATAGGATATGCTGTTTTGCAAACTCTAGGAAATGGTTCAATCCACAACCATATATCAACACTGGaaggatgattttgattgaagTTAAAGCATTATGTGGCCACTTATATTCTAAGTTTATACAAGGTGTGTTCATTTTAGAGCTTTATCAAGCTGTGTTCATTGCAATGAACAAACAGTAAGAAAGTTGAGACTAACATTTATAAGCATGAACGTGGTTTCATATACTTGAAAAGCTTTTCGTATTTGAACTTCAATTTATTTCAAGTTGTCACTTCAGTACATAAAGCATAAACATGCTAATAAATGTTAATCTTACAATCTTACTGTTTGTTCATTACACAACACGGCTTGGATAAAAGTATAAAATGGACATAACTGGGATAAAAGTCAGAACATAACTGGCCACATCATGCTTTTGCTTCAATCAAAATCGTCCTTCTAGCTAATATTTGGCTGCGAGAGCATAGCCATTTTCTAGAATTTGCAAAGCAACATGCCCTCTAGAAGCCCTCTAGGCCTCTTATAGTCGTTAGTTGTCAGCGTTAGTAAATGTCTCCTTCTATCATTCTCTGGGACGTGGCATCCTACTGTTGTTTCTATCCTCTGTTTTCCTGTTAAGAACCCCGTTTGGGCTCCTTGACACTACCAAGTTTTTATAATAAAGTTAATAAAATTGGCAGCACAAAATAATATCCACATAATAAACTCAGTTCCCTGATCCACATGAACACTAATATCCACCAATTTACCAGCACCAGCTGCAAACACCACTGCTGTTGCTGTAGCCACTGCACCAGCCGCACTTGCAACTCCATTTATTGCTCCAATGCCATCAGGACCTATCACCGCAACAGTTTGATGGCAGTGGAGTAGTAAGTGGAGATGTAAGTGAGGGTGCTGAAGTTGCTATAGCAGCAGCAGTGGCACTGGCAGATGCAGCTGATGCTTGTAAATTTGTGGAACTGAGTCTATTATGTTACATAACCTTAAGCTGCCAATTTCATTAGCTTTGTTGCAAAAACTTGGCGATGTTACCAAGGAGCCTAAGCGCGATTTTTAGCAAGAAAGCAGAGGATTGAAACAACAGTTGGATGCCATGTCGCAGAAATGATGGAAGAAGAGCATTCAATAACGCTGACGTAAAGGGCTTCTATAGGGCATGTTGTTATGCAAAGTCTAGGAAATGATTCTACCCACAGCCAAGTATGAATGATAGAAGGATGATCTTGATTAAATTTAAAGCATTATGTGGCCACTTATACACTAAAATTTATTGTGTTCATTTTAGACCTTTATCCAAGCTGTGTTCATTGCAATGAAATGAACAAACAGTAAGAATGTTGACACTAACATCTGTAAGCATGAATGTTGTTTTATAAACTTCTCTTGTTTGGGTTGTAAAAATAGTTAATCGAACTGAATCCGCCGAAATTAATTTACTAATTTTAATTCATCAGAAATCAGGAATTTATagaaattataaataaaaataaatttatttatatttttgtaAAGTATACATTGGATTagattattaatattatttatttctatataaatatacatataggACCCAATAAACCCGATCCATAAACATCCTAAATGGACCCATTACCTAGTAGCGATATATAATATACACACAGTGCGCTTACTTTCATTTCTTTTGCTCTCTTCTTCTCAAATGGACCCTCTCTCCGTACTGCGAGATTTCACAACTCGGAACGAACTGAGTCAGATCGTCCGAGTTGGAGATCACTACC from Apium graveolens cultivar Ventura chromosome 5, ASM990537v1, whole genome shotgun sequence includes the following:
- the LOC141661959 gene encoding wall-associated receptor kinase 2-like, whose amino-acid sequence is MNNKMHFFLLLILVLQDVSWCLTDDNDYTILKSEVITKPGCQRQCGDLMVPYPFGIKSEGIDCSLNPSFDISCNYSTSPPKAFIKTSNLQVFDISDSQLRISNIVARNCYNQSGVVKANFPFTRLNRTPYTFSDANVLTVIGCDDYAYIYKDKDRLPKGCTTTCSKPEEVPTNECAGSGCCQVPIKVLKYFRIKLNSFYRHANISTFNPCGYAFFGEKDGFQFKGVSDVNSSEFTFRKRIQASVPIVLDWVIENTTCALASQVSDSYACKSENSFCVNVSTSGGYRCKCEKGYEGNPYISTGCQDIDECANPQSNPCKQSTQTCNNTPGGYNCSCRPGYYFDGTDCIAKSSKSRLITIILGIVVCCSFIIIATNWLYCITSRRKQTHLREKFFQQNGGLLLKQQSFAEGGPIELTKVFTDVELKKATNNYSADRVLGQGGYGIVYKGILFDQRVVAIKKSKVMDTSQIEQFINEVVILTQVNHRNVVKLLGCCLECEVPLLVYEYVSNGTLFDHVHNTDGGVSWLSLENRLRIAAETSGALAYLHSAASIPIIHRDVKLANILLDDHRVAKISDFGASRLVPMDQAKVTTLVQGTLGYLDPEYFHSGQLTDKSDVYSFGVVLAELLTGRKPICMANQPEERNLATYFITSVKENRLFQILETRIVREGTLDQLQKAAQLVMKCLSLNGQERPTMKEVSMEIESLRRFTRHPWANHQHDIEESRSLIGDNKIQHSDLYEVELSSHNNVGNHSEGYNSSSTISLLHPFPSTSPR
- the LOC141661960 gene encoding uncharacterized protein LOC141661960, translated to MDIELAKCECCGLKEDCTQDYISEVKSKFEGKWLCGLCSEAVRDELTRGNSKAFDVEEAMRAHMSFCRKYKSNPAIRVADGMRQMLRRRSDVSSGSPASSKKYSRSCSTSQVGDDSSFSYY